From the genome of Oncorhynchus masou masou isolate Uvic2021 chromosome 15, UVic_Omas_1.1, whole genome shotgun sequence:
aggcacacacctgtctatataagatcctacagttgacagtgaatgttaTAGCCAAaccaaagccatgaggtcgaaggaattgtttgtCGAGCTCCAAGACCGGATTGtgtcggcacagatctggggaagggtaccaaaaaatggctgcagcattgaaggtccccaaggacacagtggcctccatcattcttaaatggaagaagtttggaatcacctagactcttcctagagctggccgcccggccaaattgagcaattgggggagaagggccttggtcagggaggtgaccaagaatctgatggtccctctgacagagctccagacttcctctgtggagatgggagaaccttccagaaggacaacaatctctgcagcactctaacaatcaggcctttatggtagagtggccagacaaaagccactcttcagtaaaaatCACATGACTGCAAGCTTGGACtctgaccatgaaaaacaagattctctggtctgaaaccaagattaaacccTTTGgtttgaatgccaagtgtcacgtctggaggaaatcttgcaccatccctacggtgaagcatggtggtggcagcatcctgctgtggggaaTTTTTGCAGAGGCAGGGaccgggagactagtcaggatcgagggaaagatgaacggagcaaagtacagagatccttgattgaaacctgctcaggacctcagactggcatggatgttcaccttccaacaggacgtcaacgcaggagtggctttgggacaagtctccgaatgtccttgagtggccgagccagagctcaaacatctctggagacctgtaaatagctgtgcagcgacgctcccaatttgagagagcttgagaggatctacagagaagaataggcgaaagtccccaaatacaggtgtgccaagcttgtaatgtcatgcccaagaagactcgaggctgtaatcgctgccaaaggtgcttcaacaaagtactgagtaaagggtctgaatacttatgtaaattagatattgaaaaaaaaaaagttttactttgtcgttatggggtattgtgtgtagattttagGGAAAACGTTCATTTAATACTGGAGCTACTGATTTTGCCGGGTTCTTCTCATTTTCTCCCTActgtaccctctctctcctcaatccACTTCTTTCTCACACCCTTTCCAtattcccttcctctcttcttcccccagCTCTTCTCCATCGTGATCTTTGGCTGTATAGCCAACGAAGGCTATGTGAACCGGCCTGACGAGATTGAGGAGTTCTGCATCTTCAACAGGAACCAGAATGCCTGTAACTACGCCGTGGGGATGGGCACCCTAGCTTTCCTAAGTTGTGCTGCCTTCCTGGCCCTGGATGTCTACTTCCCCCAAATCAGCAGTGTCAAGGACCGCAAGAAGGCTGTGCTTGCTGACATCGGAGTGTCTGGTAAGCTCTGGAGTGTAGTTTCCCCTAGGCACCGATCTAGGAACAGCTTCTCCTCCCccaagcctaaccttaaccattactaTGGTAAATGCAAAACTGAACACAGATCACTGTCTAGGGACAACTTCACCCCACACAGGAAGGATGTTGTTTTGGCTTGTTGGTGTGGGTCTACGCTATCTTTGACTGGGGGATGGTGGAGGTTATTGTGTGTTCGTTAACAGCAAAGACGGGTTGTTTTAGTTGAAGTTGGTCATGATAAGAGTTTGGTGTGTGTTTGGAGGCACGTGGTTTTTCTGGGGGCTCTGTGGAGATTCGGTTCAGAGGTGGATGTGGCCTTTGTCTTTAGCCTTTCTAAACTCTTAGGAAACACTGATCAATACATGGACATTGATAAAGGTCTTGTTTCTTCAATAGCCATTAGGTGTGCTCCTTTCCTTGATGCAATCACTCTGACGTGACTGGATTGGCATAGAAGCAAGCTCTTCACTGCATTGCTCTCACACATTATATTATATCAAGGAAAAGATTAAAGAAGGATGCATATTAATAGTATTGGAACAGAGCCCTGGAATTTGAATCACTGCTCTAGGACATTGGCAGACTTGAGTACTGTAGGTGCCATTTTGTATGTGCACAGGTTCCCCCCTCTGGTTAGTTGTGGTGTGACTGATATACCCTAATATACTCGTTATGATCTTAGAGGCTCGGTTTTGATTACTGTGAGGCTTGTAAAATGGTTGCAAAATATGTAGTCTAATGTTTTTATATTGTTGCATGACCAGTCTGTTATTGGCATGACATTTGTAATCTGGTATTACTGAGTATGTTACATTTTAAGAGCAGATTTTTTTTCTTTAGTTTTACCACCCATACTATTAATGGTTTCTGTTTGTaattctccctttctctatctATCATTCCTTCCTTCCTGTAGCATTCTGGTCATTTGTCTGGTTTGTGGGGTTCTGTTTCCTGGCCAACCAGTGGCAGGTTGCCAAAGAGGAGGACAACCCTTTAAGGGAGGGCGCGGACGCAGCCCGAGCCACCATTACCTTCGCCTTCTTCTCCATTTTCACCTGGGTACGTACAGTACAACAGCCCACCATTTCATTAACCTTCCTGTCTGGAGTAATGGCCATTTGTGcatctacaatatagaaaatattaTGTATATTACAcaaaatgtattcatatcacaTTTTTCCATCAGTGCCCTTCAAATAAATTGGTTACATAGCGCCTCTGGCTTCTTCATCAGGCTCTAATTCTGCTCTGTCTGAAGCTTGGTCCTAACATTCTGCTCCTCTTTGTCAGTCTTAACTTACCTCTGTTTAACACTGCTTTTCTTCATCTTTAGAAGTGTCTACTGTCTCTGTTTTTCTGCAGTTTTGAAACCTGGATCTAAACTTTCTCTCCTTTATCTTTTCCTTTTGGGTCTGTTTCgatttctctttttctccattGCAATCTTTGTCTATGCTATATTGTTGTCCACAGTAACGTCTAATCTCTGTTTTAGCTAGATTTGAACTAAGTTTCTCCCTCTTTGCCAATTTAATCTTTGCTTCTGTCTTTTGAGAAAAAGCTTAAGGTTTTTGTTATAAAATTTTACTTTATGGAAGGATTGTATCTGGTGAATATTGGGGTCATCCTCACCACCCGTTCTACCATAACTGACCCAgtccctgacctgtctgtctctctctagggtGCTCTGacactgctgtccctggagaggataaagagagtgTCGTTCGAAGAAGAGTACAACAAACTGTTCATTCCACAGCCCACACCACCACTAGCCTAATGATAGATATCCTGACCCTCATCCTTAACATTTTCCCTCATACCAACTTCCCATCCAGGCTGTCTGAATGATATCCTCCTGAGATGGACAAACACAGTGAAGGAGTACCTTGTAGTTGTTTACTATGATTGGCTAGTATTCACAGCTAGGATATGCTTGCTGGATTCAGATTGCACTTTCAAAGTGCCTTGATATTTAAACATTGCCGGAAATTAGTGTCTTTGTGGTGTTAAAACAGTGGTACTGTTGACATATTCGGTTCTCATTGCCTGGCATAGTAATCCACTTTGTTATCTATGTTTACCTTTGCTGGTTGTCTCCATATATTTTTATGGAAAGTATTCTATTGTTAAGAAGTTTTTGGTGAAATCATTTGATTTCATGGTACCATTCAAATTAGATTGAACATTTTCTGTAGAGCCACTTTGcatggttggggtcaattcaggaAATTATTAGATGGTGACAAATATTTACAGCGTTCATACCAGTTTGACCCCAGACCTTGATAGATTTTCTCTTAGATGTGTAGTAATTGTAAATTTTTCACATTGTATTTCAATGCCAAAACTGCAAATCTGTGAAGTAAAAGCCTAGCTATGAACTCTGTTGACCTCCTTTCCCTAATCTAGCCTTATGCTCCCCCATACACACATGCCACAGCTGTAGCTAACTACTACAGCTTAATGACTTGCCTTTAGTGTTACCTGGTCCAGCTGGCTGCAACCACTGTGAATCTTCCTCTGTTATTTTGTATTATGAGTTAGGattaaaatcagatttttttaaattttgtttGGTTATTTTTGCTTTGTATATGACACTGGGATAATTTGTGAATGTTTATTATTAAATCGTGTTGTTGTGTTGAAAAGACACAACAAAGACGGTGCCTGATCAGGTGAAAG
Proteins encoded in this window:
- the LOC135555849 gene encoding synaptogyrin-1-like isoform X2, yielding MEGVMQGMQAYGAGKAGGAFDPLTFFQQPQTILRLVCWLFSIVIFGCIANEGYVNRPDEIEEFCIFNRNQNACNYAVGMGTLAFLSCAAFLALDVYFPQISSVKDRKKAVLADIGVSAFWSFVWFVGFCFLANQWQVAKEEDNPLREGADAARATITFAFFSIFTWGALTLLSLERIKRVSFEEEYNKLFIPQPTPPLA
- the LOC135555849 gene encoding synaptogyrin-1-like isoform X1, which translates into the protein MEGVMQGMQAYGAGKAGGAFDPLTFFQQPQTILRLVCWLFSIVIFGCIANEGYVNRPDEIEEFCIFNRNQNACNYAVGMGTLAFLSCAAFLALDVYFPQISSVKDRKKAVLADIGVSAFWSFVWFVGFCFLANQWQVAKEEDNPLREGADAARATITFAFFSIFTWAVQAFLGFQKYKLGADSALFSQEYVDPTADPNAAAPMGTDYTGYTADIDPAASTELAFDGSTGYQGQEY